A window from Rhea pennata isolate bPtePen1 chromosome 1, bPtePen1.pri, whole genome shotgun sequence encodes these proteins:
- the POPDC2 gene encoding popeye domain-containing protein 2 isoform X1: MIIHLQSRTDREGGEWGTMSGSSLSWDQAVLQPPMCDTWKEHMEGAAYQLASCIVLLGYMGGSGIFGSLYIFGLLAPGYFCYALWGWLSACGLDIFIWNMLLVLVCLLQLAHLAYRLRKDIIPEEFDLLYKTMYLPLQVPLEVYKEVVKCCEEQVQSLVRDQNYAVEGKTPIDRLSLLLSGRIRVSQDGQFLHYIFPYQFLDSPEWESLRPSEEGTFQVTLTAETDCSYVTWPRKKLYLLLRKDRYIARLFSSHLGYDISEKLYSLNEKLFAKFGLRFDIRLPSLYHVLGPASSEAEGELEECEEQPPHPSPDCIQSSTSEPPPQPPPPPPAPHPRVSRPDSDLLGEDSTSLVLEDFAELPGSFMDYVSEGEYMK, from the exons ATGATAATTCATTTGCAAAGCAGGACAGACAGGGAGGGTGGGGAGTGGGGAACGATGAGTGGAAGCAGCCTTTCCTGGGACCAGGCAGTTCTGCAGCCCCCCATGTGCGACACCTGGAAGGAGCACATGGAGGGAGCAGCCTACCAGCTGGCCAGTTGCATTGTCCTTCTGGGGTACATGGGGGGAAGCGGCATCTTTGGCTCCCTCTATATCTTTGGCCTGCTGGCCCCAGGCTACTTCTGCTATGCTCTGTGGGGCTGGCTGAGTGCCTGTGGGCTCGATATCTTCATCTGGAACATGCTGCTCGTCCTAGTCTGCTTGCTTCAGCTGGCTCACCTGGCTTACCGGCTCCGCAAGGATATCATCCCAGAAGAGTTTGACCTTCTCTACAAGACCATGTACCTGCCCTTGCAGGTGCCCCTGGAAGTCTACAAAGAAGTTGTGAAGTGCTGCGAAGAACAAGTCCAGTCATTAGTTAGAGACCAGAATTATGCAGTGGAGGGCAAGACGCCCATTGACCGCCTCTCGTTGCTGCTGTCTGGCAG GATCCGAGTGAGCCAGGATGGACAATTCTTGCACTATATATTTCCATATCAGTTCTTGGACTCTCCGGAATGGGAGTCACTGCGACCCTCTGAGGAAGGAACTTTCCAG GTCACACTGACGGCTGAGACCGACTGCAGTTATGTCACCTGGCCAAGAAAGAAGCTATATCTCCTCTTGAGGAAGGACCGCTACATTGCCCGCCTCTTCTCATCACACCTTGGCTACGACATCTCAGAGAAGCTGTACTCCCTCAATGAGAAGCTCTTTGCCAAGTTTGGCCTTCGCTTTGATATCCGCTTGCCCAGCCTCTACCACGTCCTAGGACCAGCCTCCTCAGAGGCAGAAGGGGAGCTGGAGGAGTGTGAGGAGCAGCCACCTCACCCTTCGCCTGACTGCATCCAGTCTAGCACCTCAGAGCCTCCTCCTCAGCCACCACCGCCTCCGCCTGCTCCACACCCCAGGGTCTCCCGGCCTGACAGTGACCTGCTGGGTGAGGACTCTACCAGTCTTGTCTTGGAAGATTTTGCTGAGTTGCCAGGGTCTTTTATGGACTATGTGAGCGAAGGGGAGTACATGAAGTGA
- the LOC134138302 gene encoding cytochrome c oxidase copper chaperone, translating to MSTVAAASCDAQGAGEPGAEKKPLKPCCACPETKKARDTCIIEKGEENCGHLIEAHKECMRALGFKI from the exons ATGTCGACCGTCGCAGCCGCCAGCTGCGACGCGCAGggcgcgggggagccgggggcggaGAAGAAGCCGCTGAAGCCCTGCTGCGCCTGCCCCGAGACCAAGAAAGCCCGCGACACCTG cATCATTGAGAAGGGTGAAGAAAACTGTGGGCACCTTATTGAAGCCCACAAAGAGTGCATGAGAGCTCTGGGCTTTAAAATATGA
- the POPDC2 gene encoding popeye domain-containing protein 2 isoform X2 — protein MSGSSLSWDQAVLQPPMCDTWKEHMEGAAYQLASCIVLLGYMGGSGIFGSLYIFGLLAPGYFCYALWGWLSACGLDIFIWNMLLVLVCLLQLAHLAYRLRKDIIPEEFDLLYKTMYLPLQVPLEVYKEVVKCCEEQVQSLVRDQNYAVEGKTPIDRLSLLLSGRIRVSQDGQFLHYIFPYQFLDSPEWESLRPSEEGTFQVTLTAETDCSYVTWPRKKLYLLLRKDRYIARLFSSHLGYDISEKLYSLNEKLFAKFGLRFDIRLPSLYHVLGPASSEAEGELEECEEQPPHPSPDCIQSSTSEPPPQPPPPPPAPHPRVSRPDSDLLGPGNLPGSYPDPLFKGRAPLAPTQTPEL, from the exons ATGAGTGGAAGCAGCCTTTCCTGGGACCAGGCAGTTCTGCAGCCCCCCATGTGCGACACCTGGAAGGAGCACATGGAGGGAGCAGCCTACCAGCTGGCCAGTTGCATTGTCCTTCTGGGGTACATGGGGGGAAGCGGCATCTTTGGCTCCCTCTATATCTTTGGCCTGCTGGCCCCAGGCTACTTCTGCTATGCTCTGTGGGGCTGGCTGAGTGCCTGTGGGCTCGATATCTTCATCTGGAACATGCTGCTCGTCCTAGTCTGCTTGCTTCAGCTGGCTCACCTGGCTTACCGGCTCCGCAAGGATATCATCCCAGAAGAGTTTGACCTTCTCTACAAGACCATGTACCTGCCCTTGCAGGTGCCCCTGGAAGTCTACAAAGAAGTTGTGAAGTGCTGCGAAGAACAAGTCCAGTCATTAGTTAGAGACCAGAATTATGCAGTGGAGGGCAAGACGCCCATTGACCGCCTCTCGTTGCTGCTGTCTGGCAG GATCCGAGTGAGCCAGGATGGACAATTCTTGCACTATATATTTCCATATCAGTTCTTGGACTCTCCGGAATGGGAGTCACTGCGACCCTCTGAGGAAGGAACTTTCCAG GTCACACTGACGGCTGAGACCGACTGCAGTTATGTCACCTGGCCAAGAAAGAAGCTATATCTCCTCTTGAGGAAGGACCGCTACATTGCCCGCCTCTTCTCATCACACCTTGGCTACGACATCTCAGAGAAGCTGTACTCCCTCAATGAGAAGCTCTTTGCCAAGTTTGGCCTTCGCTTTGATATCCGCTTGCCCAGCCTCTACCACGTCCTAGGACCAGCCTCCTCAGAGGCAGAAGGGGAGCTGGAGGAGTGTGAGGAGCAGCCACCTCACCCTTCGCCTGACTGCATCCAGTCTAGCACCTCAGAGCCTCCTCCTCAGCCACCACCGCCTCCGCCTGCTCCACACCCCAGGGTCTCCCGGCCTGACAGTGACCTGCTGG